In the genome of Streptomyces globosus, one region contains:
- a CDS encoding PhoH family protein: MVTSTKRRLPDRRTYVLDTSVLLADPNAVTRFDEHEVVLPIVVITELEAKRHHPELGYFARQALRLLDDFRVRNGRLDAPLPVGELGGTLRVELNHSDPGVLPAGFRLGDNDSRILAVARNLQAEGYDVTVVSKDLPLRIKASSVGLLAEEYRAELAITDGGWTGMSELALSGEQVDLLYSEERLYVPEAAELPVHTGLILQSERGKALGRITADGSVRLVRGDREAFGLHGRSAEQRVALDLLLDPEVGIISMGGRAGTGKSALALCAGLEAVLERRQHRKVMVFRPLYAVGGQELGYLPGDQSEKMSPWAQAVFDTLSAVAGREVIEEVLNRGMLEVLPLTHIRGRSLHDAFVIVDEAQSLERNVLLTVLSRIGANSRVVLTHDVAQRDNLRVGRYDGVVAVVEKLKGHPLFAHVTLTRSERSPIAALVTEMLETL; the protein is encoded by the coding sequence GTGGTGACCAGCACAAAGCGCCGCCTGCCCGACAGGCGGACCTACGTCCTCGACACCAGCGTCCTGCTGGCGGACCCCAACGCGGTCACGCGATTCGACGAGCACGAGGTCGTGCTCCCGATCGTCGTGATCACCGAGCTGGAGGCCAAGCGCCACCATCCGGAGCTCGGCTACTTCGCCCGCCAGGCCCTGCGCCTGCTGGACGACTTCCGCGTCCGCAACGGCCGCCTCGACGCCCCCCTCCCCGTCGGAGAGCTGGGCGGCACGCTGCGCGTCGAACTCAACCACTCCGACCCCGGCGTCCTCCCGGCCGGCTTCCGGCTGGGGGACAACGACTCGCGGATCCTCGCGGTCGCCCGGAACCTCCAGGCCGAGGGCTACGACGTCACGGTCGTCTCGAAGGACCTCCCGCTGCGCATCAAGGCCTCCTCCGTGGGGCTGCTCGCCGAGGAGTACCGCGCCGAGCTCGCCATCACCGACGGCGGCTGGACCGGCATGAGCGAGCTCGCCCTCTCCGGCGAACAGGTCGACCTCCTCTACTCCGAAGAGCGCCTGTACGTCCCCGAGGCCGCCGAACTGCCCGTGCACACCGGGCTCATCCTCCAGTCCGAGCGCGGCAAGGCGCTCGGCCGCATCACCGCCGACGGCAGCGTCCGCCTCGTGCGCGGCGACCGGGAGGCCTTCGGGCTGCACGGCCGCAGCGCCGAGCAGCGCGTCGCCCTCGACCTGCTGCTCGACCCCGAGGTCGGCATCATCTCCATGGGCGGCCGCGCCGGCACCGGCAAGTCGGCGCTGGCGCTGTGCGCGGGCCTGGAGGCGGTGCTGGAGCGCCGCCAGCACCGGAAGGTGATGGTCTTCCGGCCGCTGTACGCGGTCGGCGGGCAGGAACTCGGATACCTGCCCGGCGACCAGTCCGAGAAGATGAGCCCCTGGGCGCAGGCGGTCTTCGACACCCTCTCGGCGGTGGCCGGGCGGGAGGTCATCGAGGAGGTGCTGAACCGCGGGATGCTGGAGGTCCTGCCGCTCACGCACATCCGCGGCCGCTCCCTGCACGACGCGTTCGTCATCGTGGACGAGGCGCAGTCCCTCGAACGGAACGTGCTGCTGACCGTTCTGTCCCGGATCGGGGCCAACTCGCGGGTCGTCCTCACCCACGACGTGGCGCAGCGGGACAACCTGCGGGTCGGCCGGTACGACGGAGTCGTCGCCGTCGTCGAGAAACTGAAGGGCCATCCGCTCTTCGCGCACGTCACGCTCACCCGCTCGGAGCGCTCCCCGATCGCCGCCCTCGTCACGGAGATGCTGGAGACCCTGTAA